A stretch of the Conger conger chromosome 3, fConCon1.1, whole genome shotgun sequence genome encodes the following:
- the LOC133123218 gene encoding uncharacterized protein LOC133123218 yields the protein MGQERGKSGKEERRLTAGERRGKEPGTQEQDTGTQEQKAPPNFSWMKQSIGQKPQILARTWNYQTEATFFNEFENSKRLSAQIANETFNLTVSHVELSDSATYYCAITRFREMSIGDGTTLMVLGPESQSRTVVLQQPESESVQPGDSVTLQCTVHTETCAGEHSVHWFRPGSGESPPGIIHTHGHRSDECQRSSGTVSPTQSCVYNFPKRNLSLSDAGTYYCAVATCGEILFGNGTKLDFKGNDVLPLYCLAGALALSVILNIILALSKRKNSENCKASR from the exons ATGGGGCAGGAACGGGGAAAGAGCGGGAAGGAGGAAAGGAGGCTGActgctggagagaggaggggtaaGGAACcgggaacacaggagcaggacacaggaacacaggaacaa AAAGCACCGCCAAATTTCAGCTGGATGAAACAATCTATTGGACAGAAGCCTCAGATATTAGCAAGGACATGGAACTATCAAACAGAAGCTACATTTTTCAATGAGTTTGAAAACAGTAAACGTCTTAGTGCTCAGATAGCAAATGAGACCTTTAACCTGACTGTCTCACATGTAGAGCTGTCAGATTCAGCCACATACTACTGCGCTATTACACGCTTCAGAGAGATGAGCATTGGAGATGGAACTACTTTAATGGTGCTGG ggccagagtcccagagcaggacagtagtgctgcagcagcccgagtctgagtcagtgcagccaggagactctgtgactctgcagtgtacagtacacactgagacctgtgcaggagaacacagtgtgcactggttcagaccgggctcaggagagtcccctccaggaatcattcacacccatggacacaggagtgatgagtgccagaggagctctgggactgtgtctcccacacagagctgtgtctacaacttccccaagaggaacctcagcctctctgatgctgggacttactactgtgctgtggccacctgtggggagatcctgtttgggaacgGGACCAAGCTGGACTTTAAGG GAAATGATGTCCTCCCGCTTTATTGCTTGGCGGGAGCTTTGGCGTTGAGTGTGATCCTAAACATCATCCTCGCTCTGAGCAAGAGAAAAAACAGTGAGAACTGCAAAG catcaagatga